The following DNA comes from Nicotiana sylvestris chromosome 10, ASM39365v2, whole genome shotgun sequence.
tttctaaccaattaggatactttacctcgcgtattgacccaatttttaatagcttttggacctcatcttgaatcacctgatttttgaaagctcctgctttcttttcttttactttattggtgtaaaggatgggtctttgtttaatttgtgagtcatcacatccggtggtatccctgtcatgtcagcatgggaccaagcaaaacaacccacgttagattttagaaattcaattaacatacctcgcatgtttgaGTTTAAATTAGCTCCAACATAAACTTTCCGTTCAAGCCactgctcaaataatatcacagcctcgagttcttcgatggttgttttgatattttcattctccccaggttcttgaattgtatcaggtctcgagtctaaatctgttttctctcgctcagttgaggtttgattgctaacaccttcaactgtttcctgtaattgctatttttctttgtttacggTGCTCGTATTTATTACAGCGTTGATACTCCTGGCTGTTTGCTGATCCCCTCGAATTTGACAAATCCCCcacggtgatggaaatttaataacttgatgtagagttgatggaacaacatccatatcatggatccaaggcctccccatgatcatagtgtaggccatttccatatcaactacctgaaatttagtttctttaacaacacctgcagcaaaagttgttagaattacctctccttttgttatcacacttgaattgtcgaagcctgacaaggtatgcgccttgggtatcattttgtcttcagcttgcatttcacgtaatacccttagtagtataatatttacggaactccctggatcaatcaaaactcgttttacattagtatcatgtacaagtaaagatattaccagtgcatcattatgtgggGTTATCACTCtttcggtatctgcatcatcgaatgaaatactttcattttctaaaacctgccGTACCCGTTttccgtgtgtaattgttactttagaaaccttgttggaagctgtgtaggttatgccgtgaatatcttctcccccacttatcacattcactgttctcttgggtgaaggaggctttggtggctcttgcctatttttcatataggcttgtttacctttttcactaaataactcagtgaggtacccttgcttcaatagatgatccacttcactctgcaagaatctacattctgaagttttgtgcccgtgatcattgtggaattcgcaccaatgatctggattgcgtctatttggatttgaccgcatctcttttggccatcgtaccttatctcccatgcttctcaaaatagCCACGAGCTCGGAagtagtgacattaaagttatatccgccgaaccttgcctttaaacttctgtcatcatctcgtgactcttgtctgttccgatcatttctgaatcttgatgaagaaccagattccctgttcctcgatttttgatcatattgctggctatcttgttttgaccgtgagtcttttcctgtaggtcccatatatggatcatacctgtttttacctgatcttttttcgatttctgatcttctggaaccgcccctttcttcctgatgaaacttaggtacattatcttcttcaattcgcagcttcgtactgtacctattgtaaacatcattccacgtggttgtagggaattctcgaaggctttctttgagtcttctcgtggcttcagaacttttgtcatttaaattacttgcaaaagctattgcagcccagttgtcaggtacacggggtagagtcattctttcacgctggaatctatcaacaaagtctctgagcaactctgaatccccttgtttgattttgaaaatatcttccattcttttctcaaccttttgagctcccgagtgtgctttaataaaagaatctgcaagctcagcaaaagaatttatagaattttcagataaaagagaataccaggttaatgcacccttggtgagtgtttctacaaatttcttgaccagtactgattcaatttcttatttggtcaagtcgttgcctttcacgcctgttgtaaatgcagtcacgtggtcacgtgggtctgtagtaccatcatatttcgggatgtcaggcattttgaactttttcggaattggaaggggagcagcacttggcttccaaggttgttgtgagtatttgtccatgtctactccttttattacaggcggaactccagggatttgctcaatacgctcattttgttccttaatctgtttctgcaaggttagtactaaattttgcaaataggaattatttgaattacctggtcccccttcctgtggttcactggtggttcctccatttccagaattaacaagaccaaaacgaggattctccaatgtattattattaggagttggtgtgggtggtgtagcaggcaatcgactaactagagcctgaagagctttgccgacctgtgcatcaattagcttttgtaaagcttcatttgcacctccttcaaaatgttcagattgttcttgttgatcagcacgggattcaggagcaggagtgccttcacgagattgacatggtgaatctggaggggagggaaccacgtcaatgttcggtaggtctccttgattttgatggatttgattttcatggtttcccaatgtgttatcactgttattgttgttgtttttgtttgaCATGTTGATAAAGACGAATAAAACGTTTCAAAGAAAAAATTATCagtttcccggtaacggaaccaatttgtttaaccaaaaatatgattctttggtcaaagctaaagacaaatagaaattcgggctactgataataaggagacgaaaaagaaataatagactttttgagaatGACAAATAAGCAGTAAATAGGTTTGTATTCCAATGTAACGTTGATGATATCctctgtccttacaaatgacgagacctcctccttttatagttgattctaagtaaaggagtaataccttagtcttaatgagacaattatgagcaataaatgacattaaataagacgttacacaatcattcctatttaataccaattctctaacgtattgggtatttaatattgaatttggactccttttcgtcatcatatccatgtcttcaatgccttctgatctcttggctttaaatgacctaaataggtacgaagcttgtattattcgaattgcctctcgtgcctatttagctttcctttccccgtatctgttgtcactcgtgcctcttaactgatcatcatgttttgaccatttgaccagttctcgtgtcatgccacatcacctTTAATGTAAAttgagtttttttccaatacactATCAGAATTCACAAGACGTAGTTGGAGAAACCACATCGCAAAAATGTTTTTTTCTACTAGTATATATGTGCAAATTAATAATATTCTTTTAGAAAAATATGTATACATCATAGGTCGATATAGCTTGAAAATAATACAAAGTAAATATCAATGTCTTAAAAGCACAACTGTGGCAATAGAGCGACAGTACTCCTATTCTGTGCACGCCACTAAATAAGAAGAGGTATATCTCTAACTTTTCTTCACCATCCACCAGTTACACATGAAAACATTCTACGGTGGCTCCTGAAACGCACTAGTTCTTTATCCTTTGCCGGAGTACTACCAATCTCCGGCGAAACTCCACCGGTATATTCCACCTGGAAGAACTGTGTTCGCCGGTGCCGGTTGTTCTGTGCCTGAAGTCCACCACCACCAGCCACCTTATCACTAGCTATCACTTCATACTGTTTACTATTGACGAAGCCATTTGGATAGAAGTTTTCAATATTATAGTTGTCAGCAGCACCAAAAGAGAGACATTCGTATCGCCGCCGAGTTCTGCTCCTTTTAATGGTCTTGTACACTAATGGAATTAGTCCTTCCATAAAACTTTTTCTCTTCTGTTTTTTTGTTAGTTTTGAACTTgaaagagaaggagaagaagaagaaaatgaattaGTAGTATATATTTCAAGACTTTGGCTACCTTCTTTTGTTATATATTGGGGTTTGGTGGGAGTTTGccaagttttctttttcttcttctactatATAAATAATAtctcttctttttatttatttccaCATTGACATTATCGTTTATCTTGCCCCCAATCATGTCCTgctcttgtatttgtttataatTTATTCATTCTAGAGAAAGGAGCAGATTTATTCAAGTTCCATGAACAGAGTTACTCGATACATGTGTTAATGGAAGATAACACGTacctatatatatttgaactagTCGAGGTGCGGATGAATTAAAGTTTTggtggaaaaaattattttatgcCTGTGTTAGTAGGAGATAACGCATACCCCGTAAAATTAATCGAGGTGCACACAAATCGACCATAACACTGTTATTATGAAAATGACAGTTTGTGAATCTAAACCTAGCTTGACTTGTTCTTTGTATGTTTATTCATTAAAAAACACATTGATTTGGACTGTTTCTTTGCGTGCATCATTAATTTATATCCTTATTCAATTAATTAGATAAGAACCTAGTTGTATGGCATTTTTCATGAGAAAAAGGATTAGCGATGCAAATTCTAGAAGATATGAATAAACTTCATTTTAATTGGATAAGGAAAAGTACAGTTTAACTACTGGGAAGAATAATTTATTACTCCTACTATATTTAATGGAACACTATTTCTTGATTTATttgtctttttttatttttttatgaactaaaacttcttatttttcttttgttgacTTAGTTAAGCTTAGGTGTATCCTCATCCAATTTGCCTCGTCAAATTGTCCTTTAGCCTCTCTTTGTCAACAGAAAACTATGGACTATTACATTCTCGTGTGAGCCAACAACTTTGTTTAGCCCAATTTAGAAATTGCCTGATTGTGACCTTATTTGCTATACCTCACTATGCAGATTTGAGTTTCCTTTGCCAGCTTGCAATGCTCTCTACAGCTATATCCGATTTCGTCCTGCAAATAGAAGAAAATCACTTCGAGATCACTCTGATGTGGCTGAATGTAGAGCAGTCCGGCCTTATAGCCTTTAGCTTCTCCACTTTTGACACCATTGTATATAGGTTGCTTTAGCTCAATCAATACTCTACACCAATTTAGTTTTAAACATAAATTGCATTTGATGCCGCCCGCTTATAAATACACGTCTCTAAATGTTGGCGGGATGTGGTAGAAGTGCCAAAAAAGAGGTATTCGAACACTCAGAAAACAAAAGCCGTAACTATTACACTTTAAATGGCAGAATACCTATAAAAAAACACCTAAACTTACGCGGATTATTAGTTACAAACTATTCGTGGTCTTTATTATTCCCTTGAACTTAACCTTCTGAGAGTCATTACCCCTGGACGCTGATGTGGCAAAGAATGTGGGTGTGCTTTCTTTTAAACGCGTGGGagtgaaaaaaaattgaaaaatcagcTTCCAAGTAggttattttttaacttttaattgTCATATAGTCATATATAATGATTTGTAATAGgaagaggtgatcaggcaggatatggtgaggcttcagattttcgaggacatgacacttgataggaagatgtggaggtcgagtattagggttgtaggttaggaggtagtcgAGTCTTGCCTTACTTCTACCTTTGTGAGACTAGTCTGGTAGGGTTTTTATCTAAGATAGCTAGTGGCAatgtttgtcacacctcctttttgcgcgcccgccccggagggtaaaatgcgcgaggagagtttttccaatttaagtgacaatattcgaaatgtgattatttatttaattcagagtcgccacttgggaaaggtttggcttttggtgtcccaagtcaccggtttatcttgaatcccaaattgaggaaaaatATTCGACtatccaaatgaagtctgcgaaccagaaattctaagtaaggaattctgttgacccgagggaaggtgttaggcaccctcgaatcccgtggttctagcacggtcgcttaaatttttataatggctaaatatctgatttaaatacatgttatgacttacgtgtttttattaagtttaaaccgcttttatcattatcacttatttttgtagaattgcaacgtcgtgaaaatgcatctcgaaccacgtcacaatcaatgcgcccgtgatcgtcaacacattttgactttgttgagatttggatttgggtcacatcaatgtgcacccgaatttaagaatatgatttaattaagccgtgcctaaagagtctaacgcgttattattttttgagaaggccatgagattcactaaacggcctagcctgaattctaaattttatgattagttgttgagggccccgcaatttgcattttatttggcgagactcgtctcattattttttacaggatatcctaaagcgactacatttctaatgtgtttgttcccagaaatagaagaaagaaaatgtatgctaattgaagtatatgctttggcctaaaccggacTCTTATCAttttctgattaattacttacAAAGTGGAGTAAATATTATATTTCATGAAagaatgctttaatttgacaaaaaTCACATATGagctaacgaaatacaacacttaatccgaacaaacatcCTTAAGTTGGATCTAAATTAACTTATTTAAACAGGACtgatagaattccttattaaaggatgttaccgatgatgttcaaaactagtcctataaactgcctcaAGAAATAGAAACTGggtgattcaaaactgtattatatttggctagatttaacagccatttgcccctatctattcaaagcatgctgaaagggtgagtttaattttaacaatcgtactaaatagtttcacattccatGAGTTGTATTTACGTCctgtatgctactaaacgaatcaaataccgcagtttcagatcaacataaactttaattaagtacaaacttactaatgtgttCTCTACTAGACTAACACACTAAAATTTACACAGCTTGACAGTAGTTATAAAATTTGTAAGCGAAGCAACAAATGATTATAAtcccttcagatctttcgattcaatcTTTCACTGCGACATCAGTTACATCAGACaaattcgaaatgtgtacctgaggagatGCTCATAATGAAATAAGCAGGGGAGTCAGTTGAGCAGCAATGTAAACGAAACACcagcagtaacagatgaacaacaGCAAGACAAATTCCAATGCAAGATGCAATTATAGACGAAGAAAGAGGCAGCAAAATGACAGCAACAAAGCCAGgggagtagaatcagaattcaGACAAACCAATTCCAAGAGaatcaaccaatgcaaaccaaacCATAAACTCAGCTAACACTTGAAAGAAAAACAGAACTgactgaacaggttgaacaagctgggaatcgaacaaacagcaggaagaagaaaacagtttctgctttctgtatatccctctccctatctcctttctttccaaaatacaaatgtcaatcttcagttttgaaactatacttgagttatcaaaagaaatcttttccagttttctgtttttcagaactcaaAACTCTCAACATTCAATCTCAGTGTTTTATGGGTATCTCTCTTTCTGTATGTGTGTATCTCTTTCCCAGAACTTCAGCTCTCCTTCTTCTTAATTCCCTCCCAGTTCTCTCTTATCTCTCTGTATGTCTCCCCTCttccccccttttataagcctaaaacttagccctttaacagcctgttcatcaatctcaaaacaccctcccatgtgctccctccttttcagtttccactcaaactTTTAAGTATTAGAACcccatcacattccctggcagacttactcttttgaaagaggtttaatacttcttaaactaaagcagggtATTGGGCAGCAtggtataatctgacagcatatgctgtcaaactattttaaatgtaacaaaggcctttatgcccatgttgtgcacaagtgcacatgttgtgcacaagtgcacatgccctccaattctgactgcaactaaacaaaaccaatcttttttttatatttctgattcagattaacaactataagtagctaaattcaattcctaactgattcatacaatgcttaacagaagcagatcaatttgttattgttcaacatctgaaactaattgacgacacatgtcgactcgactatattagttataacacatacaatcgtagccaaaaatcagacatttaacagtatcgacacatgatttgaattgtactgaccaaacagaattgtatccgaggaatcagttaatcaatacaaatttgaaattcaactaattgcacaacaaatacatacatacacattatcagaacaagtagaagaagaaactcaatcaaacaacaaaggttcgggcaaggtggacaggacacagttaataaaactcaaaacacaaatttcacaaaatatgaacagcctttagaacaatcacatggactaaaacaaataaagaaaagaaagcaaactcaccttaaaacccgaaaaatcaaaagaccctagcttggactcgaacagacctttcttaaggctgaacggactctaatcgaagtgtttctcagatgagaaacacttcgattaaggtccattagaccttaatctcttcggtttgaaccagatacggaccagtgacgaggaaccctaaggttccaaaaattagatccgggattcatgcttccctggtcagattcggaccaaaccaagcatggtttggtcacgaggggagtctggggagtgtctggtatgaatttagggccgatcggtgtagatcgagttttgactcgaatcttcaaatgaagattcgagaaggtggggaagGATTCGAGCTAAATGGTTAAAAGATctaggttcaggatggcaagggggttctatggtgttaagggtgtggtcaccggcgttcatgccgccgggtttctagtgaagggagatgggggcggctctagggttccggggttcttgtgaagatgatgaaaggcaggggtatttggatagggggtggggtatgaggggaagcttatatatggagtgggtgaatggatctcagccgttggatgaggcacgatgaaggccaggatccttcagctcgCAGGAAACAGTGTCGTTTCAGGTGCTGGGGTCAaagttggttcgggtaacgggtcaggcaaatggggttatgggtgagagatccggaccgttagatcagcttggtttgaatggttgggatggattggcattgaaacgatgtagttttggtgttaaactacgtcgttttgcggCCTGGGGGGTGGGCTGTGCGGATTGGTGGATTGGGCCATTCATTTGGGCTTCAGATTTTATAATGTTTGTagcccaaattcattttaaagcaaattttccccttttttctttatttctaatttcctaaatacacaacctaattaaataaaactagacaccattaattaacacttaacatatttatttcatgcgtataaaatgttaaaagtaggtaaaattaaacaaggcaacaaatcaggacaaaagaaatgcgtatttttgtgatctcctatttaacaatcggattacggttcaaattatgcatgacacatacattttttgtattttgttttaataaaaataaaatgggcaaaaatcgtaaataattaacaaagtgccatgtaaaaatccaaaaattgtacagcaggaccaattgttattattttttatttcttttggagcgattgtcgcgcgaaacaaaaatcacgtgctcacagctgcccctctttgttcggaaacacgaagagttttcgtgcaaagataaagtgagcgtgtatgagcgatttttgcctatggactactccgtgtgaagcatgtttttgaaagatctgaccgaatcttgcttcaaagatttcctacatatcctgggctaaacaggaatcaggtcaatgtagttcgggaagctttggtagctgggactaccatgggattgcaatgcttgctgttactgccgTTGCTGTTGTCattgctgcgtcactgaccgccttattacaaccaaaggaaaattggacTGAACtgactacttatatgcatgtcaactgcgagttacaagattcctatctatgattcttttgcgacttgatcttgggtcttagctgattgtgcttggagactttgatccgaatcttgatgcttgcgagttgcggcgacttgttcaatctttgggatactgagtgaaacgcgactggcagagttcaggaccttaatcaaatgttggagtcgatccgccttccatttactctgatatctcgggacatcttctttttgtctttttcttctttgattctgagttgagactcatctcgtgggtcatttcgatccgtgtggctcgaggttagacctgcgggagaaaacaaaacaaacgaacgaaattttctgccccagtttcactaggagaatttcgtgaattattcgccaggaagttcataaaattgatgaaggaagataaaaaatgctcagttcagggttggagccctaataccgactagctggggataagttcagtttaaggtttaaaaccctaatgctgcctaaaggaaaaattcagttttagggtttaaaaccctaatgctgattgcatggaaaaactcagtttagggtttaaaaccctaatgctgattacatggaaaagctcagtttagggtttaaaaccctaatgctggctaaaggaaaaaagttcagtttagggtttaaaaccctaatgctgattgcatggaaaagcttagtttagggtttaaaaccctaatgctggctgaagggaaaagagttcagtttagggtttaaaaccctaatgctgactaaaagaaaaattcagtttagggtttaaaaccctaatgctgattgcatggaaaagctcagtttaaagttttaaaaccctaatgctggctgaatggaaaaagttcagtttagggtttaaaaccctaatgctgactaaaggaaaaattcagtttagggtttaaaaccctaatgctgattgcatggaaaagctcagtttagggttttaaaaccctaatgctggctgaatggaaaaagttcagtttagggtttaaaaccctaatgctgactaaaggaaaaaagttcagtttagggtttaaaaccctaatgctgattgcatggaaaagctcagtttagggtttaaaaccctaatgctggctaaaggaaaaaagttcagtttagggtttaaaaccctaatgctgattgcatggaaaagctcagtttagggtttaaaaccctaatgctggctgaatggaaaagctcagtttagggtttaaaaccctaatgctgactaaaggaaaaattcagtttagggtttaaaaccctaatgctgattgcatggaaaagctcagtttagggttttaaaaccctaatgctggctgaatggaaaaagttcagtttagggtttaaaaccctaatgctgactaaaggaaaaattcagtttagggtttaaaaccctaatgctgattgcatggaaaagctcagtttagggttttaaaaccctaatgctggctgaatggaaaaagttcagtttagggtttaaaaccctaatgctgactaaaggaaaaaagttcagtttagggtttaaaaccctaatgctgattgcatggaaaagctcagtttagggtttaaaaccctaatgctggctaaaggaaaaaagttcagtttagggtttaaaaccctaatgctgattgcatggaaaagctcagtttagggtttaaaaccctaatgctggctgaatggaaaagctcagtttagggtttaaaaccctaatgctgactaaaggaaaaattcagtttagggtttaaaaccctaatgctgattgcatggaaaagctcagtttagggttttaaaaccctaatgctggctgaatggaaaaagttcagtttagggtttaaaaccctaatgctgactaaaggaaaaaagttcagtttagggtttaaaaccctaatgctgattgcatggaaaagctcagtttagggttaaaaccctaatgctggctaaaggaaaaaagttcagtttagggtttaaaaccctaatgctgattgcatggaaaagctcagtttagggtttaaaaccctaatgctggctaaatggaaaagctcagtttagggtttaaaaccctaatgctgactaaaggaaaaattcagtttagggtttaaaaccc
Coding sequences within:
- the LOC104225523 gene encoding uncharacterized protein; amino-acid sequence: MEGLIPLVYKTIKRSRTRRRYECLSFGAADNYNIENFYPNGFVNSKQYEVIASDKVAGGGGLQAQNNRHRRTQFFQVEYTGGVSPEIGSTPAKDKELVRFRSHRRMFSCVTGGW